AAAGGTGTAATCTTGGAATTCAACTTGACCTGAATgcttaattacaaagaaaaacacaagTCTATATTACCTTGAGAAGATTTAATTCACATTTTTGAGTATTATTTTCTCAGTAACATTTTGGGGATAATGATAAAAGCAtttcagataataaaaataacaaggataCAGGTTTGGCAGTCAAGAATGAtaaattgcattatttttattgtatcatTTGGTTATATTGCTcccatattggaaaaaaaaaaactgcatgtgTGCCTTTGTTTTAgagtttttattttcatgcttTCTACTGAATTTCAATTCAATTTATAATggtgtaagaaaaaaattaaattatgatttaaaattttaaagagcaTTATTATAGTACTAAAAGACTGTACTATATATTCTAACCAATAATAAATGTCATAGGTACTTGAATGAAACAATTGGCCtctattcattaaaatatattggtaaagtatatatataatcactttatttgtatatattagtCATTGTAGTACATACTGAAGTTTCAAGAATTTATCATTTAAGTTCTGATCTCTGCTCTCAGGGTGATTACACTTTACACAAATGGTTCATACTAATTTAAAGGATATAGTCAATCCTtgagacaaagaaaataagaaatagaattagacttttatgttttttaatttttcacttgtATTGAGTTGGTAGAAactaaacacaaaataaattctGTTGTCGTTGCCTATGGACTtgaccattttcatttcttcctcatttcaatttttttcccacttttttccTCATTAGTGTTTTGGTAGGAAGTTGAgttaacaaaaaattaataatggAGCTATCTTTTAACAAAAGTTAACTGAAATCTTTCAATGTTATGGAAatacttttctttccaaatgaaaTCAGGAGAAAGGTCAAGGGAAATTAATTAAGATACAGTCCAAAAAGAGGAACTTGGCTTAAAAAATGTTAAGGTTCTCATTGAATAGATAGTTAAAAGCATAGAAAGTTTGTGTCTGGATTTGAAAGGAATGTTTTATGTTATTACACTGACtgattaatatattttgaaattacctgAATTATATTAAACCTATTCCTATAACTGGAAACAGGCATGACATACAAATATATTCTAAAAGCTAAGATGTTTCAACTTCTTTCACAAGGTAATTGTGTTGTCAATTTGAAGAGCTCACATGAGAattctgagttttaaaaatttcccttgaAATCTATGTGGTAGCTTCGGAATCTCTTCATAGCccattttatctctttatttcttagGGTATAAATGGATGGATTTAAAATAGGTGTGAGAACAGAGAAAAACATGGCAAGAAATTTGTCCATCCAAGTAATGCTGAGTGGCCACACATAGATGAAGATGCAGGGCCCAAAGAAGAGTACCACCACCATGATATGGGCAGTGCAAGTGGAGAGTGCCTTCGATGCACCAGTTTTAGAGCTTTGGCTGACAGTCAAGAGAATACACATGTAGGATATCAGCAACAGGATAAAGCAGGTCATGGTGATGACCCCAGTGTCTGCATTCATTAATATTCCCAAAGTATAAGAATCCATGCATGCAAGCTTGATAACCAGTGGCACATCACAGAAGAAGCTGTTTATTTCCCTGGGACCACAGAAAGGCAGCTGTATAATCATGACCATTTGACTCATGGCATGCACAAAGCCAATGGTCCAGGAAGCCACCACCAACCCAATGCATTTCTGCAGGCTTATACTGGTGGAATAGTGTAGTGGCTTGCAGATGGCTaaatagcggtcataggccattacCACTAGTAGCACCATCTCACTCCCTCCGCAAAGATGGACAAAGAGGATCTGGCACATGCAGCCTCCAAAGGAAATGGTTTTCATCTCCCTGAGAAAGTCTGTGATTGTCTTAGGTGTGATAATTGAGGAAAGCAACATGTCAACAAGGGACAGATTGGCCAAcaagaagtacatgggggaatGGAGATGGAGGTCAATGATGACTAAGATCACAATAACAGTATTTCCAAGCATGATGGTCAGGTAAAGCATCAAAAATATCATTAAGAGTAAAACCTGCATATTCCATGAGTGGCAGAGTCCCAGAAGCACAAATTCTGACACAACAGATTGATttcctttatccattttattcAGGGTTTGCTCTAATACAATCTAGAAAGAACAGTAGATTGTCAGTTAGTAGGTTAGGTAAGGATATTTACTTCTAAATTTTTGGTTTTTACATAAGAATTATAATATCTATACTTGAAAGTGGAAAGTACAATTATGAAGACAAATCCTAGTCAAACATGTACAGTTTTATGCCCAAAAAGATGTTAAAATGACTAAGATTGTCTTCCCaagaagcagagtcagagaagtGATACTTATACCAAAGACTTATAAAGGGAGTGCTCTGAGTATAAAAAGTTAGAAAAGCAGAATAGAACaaggggaaagggaaaaagagattGTGGTGTCACCTGAAAACTAGCTTCAGTCCACTTTTCCAGGAAAAGAATCTGGGTGGGATAGCAAGAACACCCATTACACTAAATAACTGAAAGTTTCATCATATTCTTAGTTTTTTGACTGGGAACTAATATTGAAATTCAGAACAAATGACATGATTAAATTTCATAAGTTCTCTAGAATCTGTATAAGAATTATTGCAAGCCTTATGTGACTCTCTTTTATAGGACATCATAAAATTAAATCTTTAGATGGTCACGTTAAAATATATGGTAGGACAACCTATGGGAGAGATGCTATATAAGGACCATATAATCAATGCCTTGACGTGATGATTCTGATGGAAGGGCAATCACATAACTTATCAGTAGCTTAAATCAACAATTAGGTGGAATTCATTTAGTTCTTAAACATATTAATAAATCAGCCAAGAGATTTgtgagaaagagattaaaaattgGATGGAAACCCAGACTCAGATTCTGACTTCATGGGCTCTGAATAGAAGTTATTTAAAACCCAAACTTACCAGAAGTAATTTACTTTCAAATATGTCATTAGGTTCCAAGAAAAGTCCTCGGCCTTGAAAGACTGCTGTTTCCTGATTgagttacaaaaacaaaaaataattgagaaaaaattacatatataagtAATGTACACCTCTGTTAGTGCTGAGGGAATTTTTGAATTAAAACTTCAGTAGTCACTGATTACTCAGTTCTACAAATAATAATGGTATTGTTCCTAGGTAAATTGAGAGTTCTGCTCAAACTTATGAGTTGAAAGATTATTGCCTGTTTCTCTTCACCTTTTACTTTCTACTTTAACTTGTACACTTTTATGTGTCTCATCTTCCTTTATCCTTAGAAATCTCAAGGGTGGTGCCAAGGAGAGGGGACAAATAATGAAGTCCATTACCTCAACTAAGAGCACCACTTTCCCCTCTCAGTATAATGAAACTTGGAGGCATAGGTTAAGGATGGTTATAAAAAGAATATTTGCTAAAGAAATTAGGTAAAACAAACATTTGCAATTAAAAAGGGACATGCAATGATAGTCTCAGGACTCAGAAATAAACATATACTCCATAGTAGATGAGATTTACCTAATTTCTAAGGCAATTTTTGGTGTTATACCCAATTCATCACAACAGAGGTATGATCTTGAGAAATATCAGCAATTTGACCTTTATCTTGAAGTTTAAATTCTTATCATCACAAACCTTTTAAAGATATCTTTTAAGTAACTCCCTCTGTATGTGTTGGATTAAGTGACATAGATGAGAACCAATAGCAAATTTGGAATTTCAAGTATTTGTGAGACAGGGATTTTCTAAAAGGTGAATATTTGTATTCCCAAAGAACAGTTTACCAATAAGAAATCATATGGGTTTGTATCAGTCTTATAATTGTTAGTGTTTCATAATATTGGTGACTGATTatattattctattaatattaATTGGATAGTTAGGAAATTAGTACAAAAACCATGGACTTTTAATTAGTAACCCTAGTCTGAATCTCActgttttattgagttatattgtGAGCAGGAGCCAGCCTaattttggtttcatttgctcatttgtaaaaaaaatgagAGCTCAATCTAATAGGCTTTTTGTgaagataaatgagaaaataaagagaaagtagTTAAACTTTTCTGGAACTGAGTCCAGGTTTAATAAGTACTATTTCTTTTTGACCTCACCATCCATTTAAGTGTATCTTAAAGCAATATGCTTACAAAACTTGCTGGCAACAAACATCTATGGCTCATGGTACCTCTGTACCAAAATATATACAgccctttttctttaaaatatgtactACTTATACTTTTTCTAAATTAACATACAACATACTAAGCAATTATGTAGATgtacagaaacaaaagaaaccttACACAGGCTTCTTGCTCTCCAGGAGCTTGACATTGACTTCCCTTCCTGTCCAGGATGAATATTCAATAATTTAAGAGCACCTACACAAGGCAATTGCATGCTCTTATTAAATCACCTTTGAAATTCTTACCTGTAACTGAGGGAGAATTTTCACAAATACTGGCAATGATAACTCTGACACtagtgaaatagaaaaattaaggaaGGAGACTAACTGCATTCTCTTAGTGACATTAAAAGATAGCACCTACCTTTTCATCCTCTTTGAGATGCATTATACTTACataaagatttttcctttaagtaaCAATCCTAAAACTCTATGGGATTCTCACTGCTGATGTTTTCATAAGGGAAAACTTGGATGCAAAGAAGTTAGTAGATTTCCTGAGATACACATATAGCTGTGATGTACACAGGGAGTTTCAcagctcctttcttttttcttggtttatgggttttaatcctatttccATGGTAACATACTTTTATATCAATTCTCCCTGAATATATAACTTCCTTTTAACTTCAAGCTCTATTCTAAATGTTCtcttagctttttatttttacctttatcattttaaaacaGAGGGAGCACTTAATCAAGGATAGCTGGAGGCTGCTGATAGCAAGTAGTCCACAAAAATTTTGATTTCTCAAAGCAGCCACCAGAGTACCTCTGAGGCGGGGCAAACTATTGCCAAAGAGGCTACAGAGCTTCAAGTTGGGATAAGAGATGAAAACCTGTGAACTAACTCCTGTGAAAGTCAGAAGCTAAAGACACCATTCTCAACTACAAGCATAACAGTTACATGTGATACAggttcataaaaatatatttttaaattattttaaagaacagaATCAAAGAGAACATGAGATGACTTACTAAACCCACATTGTCTCTAGGATCAGATTCTTCTGATGCGTGCTTGAGTTGACACCCATGGTTTGGAGGAGACAGTATTTGTGGAAGAGATTTTCCTCAGTCCAACATATATATTCATCACAAGAAATAGCCTTTTGGGTGAAATTTTCCTTGTATAATTTGGACACAACAAGAGCAAGGAAATAATTTACTTAGAAATTCTCTTGGGGACTTCTTTGTTAAGAGTGATAAGAACTTCTGCCTGCTCTGGAaatcagaaaaaggaaacaggaaaaaatacacataaatcaCAAATAAAGCAGCTAAGAgttaaaaattagagaaatttaaATCATTCTTCATTTGACCTATAAGTACTCGGAGATATCTTCTGTAATCTTTATCTTTAACtagatatatataataaaaatcatttatgGCTTTAATTccaattgcaagagaaatcataTCCTGACTGGTATGAAATATGAGCATTTACAAAGAATTTGAAATGACCAACAGTCAAGAATCTTTAACCTTTACATGGTTTATAACTCCCCTATTAGCTGGTTTATAATATGCCTCCATCTAGAAGGCAATTTTCACTGGGAATTTTTTCCTCTTGGTATATATTTTgtcaaaatagatttttaaatgcaattttgttgatatATACTCACATAACAGATAATCAACAGAAGTGTACATCTATGGCTCACCaaatcatcatatggttgtgcattcatcaccacaatcaacttttgaactttttaataatcaaaaaaaattaagataaagaatacaaaataaaaataaagaagaacacccaaaatatcccataccctttgtccccccttttatttatttattgtctttgtttcctaactcatctttccatactctggataaatgGAATGTCATTTGCAAGGTTTttcaattacacagtcacaccttaagagctatatattCATGcaatcatcttaaagaatcaagaatcagggctgttttgttttgtttttttccatcctacCAATATATGTCTTTCAGTTGTggaatttaatccattgatatttaatgttattactgaaaAGGCAACACTTCCTtcaaccattttgttttttggattttatctgtcttatcttattttttttctctttctctttttacactATTACTTACCCTTACTGCTAGTCTTCATTTttatactctcctccaaacctctttctcctgtcttttcctatctgtctgtagcacttcctttagtatttcttgtagagcaagttTCTTGTTCACCAACTTCtagtttgtttttctgaaaatattttaaactctgactcatttttgaaggagagtttgcatgatatattattcttctttggcagtttttctctttcagtatcttaaatatatcatatcactgcctttgtgtctccatgatttctcctgagagatccacacttagtcttatcaaacttcccttgtatgtgatgaatcacttctctcctgcttctttcaaaattctctctttgtctttgatgtttgacaaCCTGaatagtaaatgtcttggagtaggtctatttggatctcttctgtttgtggtatgctgcacttcttggacctgtaattatATTACTTTCATATGAGTTgataaattttcattgattatttcttccattatacttcctgccacttttcccttatcttctccttctgagacactgATAACaagtatatttgtgtgcttcatgttgtcattcatttccctaacACCTTactcatatatttccattcttttccctatctgttcttttgtgtgtaagatttcagatgtcctgtcttccagttcactaatcctttcttctgtctcttcaaatctgtgttgtatgtctccattgtgtatttcatctcttctgttgcgCCTTTCGCTCCCATgaattctgtcatttgttttttaagcttTCAAGTTTCTCTATGAATACCCTGCGCCTTCTTTATATTGGTCATgcctttgccacattttccttcaactcattgatttgatatgGAAGActtgcttgaacatctttgattagtgtTTCAGCTCctatatctcagttaaagtgttagtctcttcttttgtgccatttcttcattcttcctggtgagagtcatgattttttgctggtgtctatgcatctgattttcttgcttaGTGTATTCCTCAGGGATCGGGGCAGGCACTGGGTACCACTTCAAAATCTGTGAGTGGATAAAaagtctgctggcttccagtggtgctctgtttttcaccAGCCAGGGCACCTCAGTTTTTTGGGGGGCAATGATTTAATagttgggtcatccatatttccAAGCCTAAATGATGGGGGGGTTCCCATGGAGAGGAtctagaccagctccagtggcagtGAAATAATCTATGAAGAGCCTTCAATACTCTTACCCTTTCTGGgttgcccagcagatggtggtgttcagtaacttaatcattcTCAGAAGCAGTTTGCCTTGGCATCCAAGCTGCCTTTGACCAGACAGGTTGAAAATGAGGGTTTCCTGAGCCATTACTAAGCTGgacaaaatctggctcaatgtggagCTGCATCCTTCACTTTATTTGTGGCAGAAGGTTCCCCTAGATATTTCAGCcctcccccaggcaaggaaactaCCACTTGCTGCTGTTTTCCTCAGAGATGgggaaagggctttcagacccagggatGGAAAACCAATCTCTGTTCACACTtttcagactctttgtccctcacagaTCTGGGCTTTAAAATGTTCTCCCCTCTGCCCTAAGTCTCAAAATCATGGGGTCTGTCTCACTGTTGTGCAAGAATTTATATTCTGTGTCCCTGCTGTGACAATCCCAGCTGCTATGAGAGTCTGAGTGAGGGGAAAGGGAGAAGATTGGCCTGTCTGGGATGggattttcctacctgatatttatcTCTGTCTTCAATCTGACATTTATGAGGACTTTCTCCAATCTATATCTTCCTCCAAAGTTCTGAAAAATTCAGAATTgtacttttaatttcattgattttctggggagagattttcagtagctgtttaggtgccatattgatgacatcattcCATTGACCAGCCAGTCCCCCAGCTTTATACCTCTCCTGGGTCTGTCCTACTCCCtgataaataataatattgaaattaggaCAATTAATAGCTCTACAGTAACCTCTAagctttcaaataaaaataagggtCACACCTTTCTCACTTTTGatttaaagctaaaaataattTAGTGAGGAAAGCAAGTCACAAGCCAGAATAGGCCAACAACTAAGTCTTttgtgccaaacagttagccaagttgtaaATGCAAAGGGAAATTCGTGAAGGAAATTATAAATgttactccagtgaacacatgaatgataagaaaatgaaacagactGCTCTGACATGGACAAATTTTAGTGGTCTTCagagaagatcaaaccagccacaacattcccttaaagCAAAACCTAGTCTAGAGCAAgaccctaactctcttcaattctacgAAGGctaagagaggtgaggaagctgtagGAGAAATGTTTGAAGCTAACAGTGGTTGCtccatgaggtttaaggaaagaagcatgttcataacataaaaatgcaagatgaagcagcaagtgctgaggTACAAGATTCAACAGGTTATCCAGAAgctctagctaagataattgttTAAGGTGGCTACACAcacaacagattttcagtgtagatgaaacagcTGGAGACAAGAAGTCAATGCCTGGattcaaagcttcaaagaacaGGCTTTCCCTTGGAAGGGACAGTGAAATTGGTGTCTTTAAGTtaaagccaatgctcatttaccattctgaaaatactatgacccttaagaattatgctaaatctactctgccatGCACTCTAAGTGGAACAACAAAATCTGGATgatagcacatctgtttacaacatggtttactgaatattctAAGCCATCTGTTGAGATCTattgctcaggaaaaaaaaattcctttctaaAGATTACTGCTTGTTGACAGGAACTCTGCTGAAGCAGAATGAGATGAATGCTGTTTTCATATCTGCTAACACAATGTGCATTCTGCATCACCTGGATCAAGgtgtaaatttgaatttcaagtccgattatttaagaaatacattttgtaaagcTATAGCTACCATAGTTAATGATTCCTTTGATGCATCTAGGAAAATTAAATTGGAAACTTTCTGGAAATGATTATCTATTCTGatggaaaagagataaaaatgccAATGTTAACAAGAGTTTAGAAGAAATTGATTCCAGCCATCATGGATGACTCTGAGGGTTTCAAGACTTTACTGGAGGAAGTTACTGCAAAATTGTTGGAAATAGCAAAAGAACTAtgattagaagtggagcctgaagatgtgactgaattgatGCAATCCCATAACACATCTTTAATGAATGAAGAGTtacttcttatggatgagcaatgAAAATGATTTCTTAAGATGGAATCTGCTCATAGTGAAgatgtgaacattgttgaaatgacagcaAATGACTTAGAATATTTCTTATAATCTTACTTGTTAAAGCAGCAGAAGGGTTTGAGAGGAGTGATTTTAGTTCTGAAATaagttctgtttttaaaatgctatcaaacaatATTCCATGCTAGAGAGAAAACTTTTATGAAAGGAAGTGTCAActgatgtggcaaacttcattgttgttttattttacaaaatgtcCATTACCAcctcaaccttcagcaaccaccacccagATCAGTCAGAAGCTGTCAACATCAGGgcagaccctccaccagcaaaagcATTCAAATGATGGTTAGAATTTTTTagcaaaaaagtattttttaattaagatatatatgtgtgtgtgtataggtatTTTAGACATAATtctattgcacacttaacagaGTACTGtgtaatttaaatgtaatttttgtaTGCACTATGGAACTAAAAATTTCacgtgactcactttattgcaatatttgctttactgCGATGGTTTGACACTAACCTGAAATATCTCTAAGGTATGCTTGCCCTCAaaacttttcccatttttaaaattggtttattggggttttcttttgttgttgttgttgtttagctGTGATAGTTCTTTTAAATTCTGGATACTAGCCTCTTATCACAtctataatttgcaaatattttctaccattccataggttttcttttcattcattcaataattacctttgaagcacagaagtatttagtgttttaaatacttttttatacAAATAATTGTGAAatccaaattatctatttttcttttgatgctcatGCTTTTAGTGTTATTCCAAAGATTTCATTGTCAAAGATATTTCTTatacaaaatatttacttttgagGACTGTGTGGTATGGTCCTTGGGAAGATACTCCACCTCCACCAGGCCAACCACACAGCTGGAAACAGAGACAGCAGGAGGTGGGGAGCTGGCCAATACTCACCCTTCCCTGGCACACCCCAGAGCAGACTGTAGCCTGTTCTGTTCTCAAAGCAGGCAGTAGAGAGCTGGTAGTGTGTGGCTCAAGTCATATATGGAAAAGGGACCAGTCACCTGGTCTCCAACCTCCAAGTTCTCTTATCCTGTAGTTTGCCCTATGATGCTCTTACATGGGAGTTTCTAGTCTGAAACTCTCTCCTATAggatttgaaagaataaaaggggagaggggaggtaGGAGTTTCTATCGCTTCCTTCCCCACACTGCACTACTTTTCTGCTGCCATCCCTCCATCACTCCACGTTTTATCAGGGCATGGATTTTGGTCCCTGTGTTCCTATCATAGGAACAGGcctttaaatatttaacatatttatttaacaaagtgGAAGGGAATCAATTCTCTGTTCAGCCATGTAAGGGTCTGGGTGAAGGGTAGGGTGAGATTCCCAGAAACTAGGTCCTCTGGGATAGTTCATCTTGGGGCTAAGCATTGCCAGAATCCCCTTCAGAGGTTGCTGCTCTGGCCCCCAAAACTGCCTAACCCAGAAGTTTGGAAGTTCCACTCATTCCAACTGACAACTCAAATGCTCTTACGCAAGGCAGGGGTAAATGGTGCTGGTGCAGGTTGGAGCTCCAGGTCTCAGTGGCTTTCCTCACCTCCTGCTCCTCTCCTGTCCTAGCTCAGCTCTCCCATACCCACCTCTTCTCTCTGTAACTGGACTGATGAAGGAGCTGCCCAGCCCGCCTTTCCCTGCTGGTTCCACAGCCTTCTCTCCGGGGCCACTGTGGGACCAGATGCACAGAGCCTTCCTCCTGGAGCCTTTGTCCATCTCAGCCCCCAGGCCATGTCTGTGCTTGGGGATCCCACATAGAAACTCAGGAGCACCCCCACCTGGGCTAATGAGGTCTTATTTCAGGTACTTAAGTGCCCTTTGCAATAATGTTCTGTCTTATTTATTTAgtggaataaatattttatgctgtATGTGAGCAATCAGAGTATAATGTTTATGGTGATGAAATTAAAGGATTCTGatatgtttaaaaagaagaaatggatattTACCACTTTATTTCTTATCAGATGTATTTAAACTTAGCTCTTATATTTGGTTGTTGATACATTTTTAGCTAATGCTTATATATGGTGTAAAGTAGGGgttttaattcattcctttttatgtggcTTCAGgcaatatggattaaggcccacactgctacagttggccacaacttaactaaaaataacatctttggaGATCttttttacaatgggttcacacaacAGGGAAGTGGGTTAGGATTAAGACCATGTGTTTCTTGCAgttcataattcaacctaccacttCTGAAcaattatttttgacaaggggtcTACAACCACACAATGGAGAGAGAATAATTTGTTCAAGTAATATTGCTGGGACAACAGTATATCTGAAGaattccattt
The Choloepus didactylus isolate mChoDid1 chromosome 4, mChoDid1.pri, whole genome shotgun sequence DNA segment above includes these coding regions:
- the LOC119533425 gene encoding olfactory receptor 4K2-like, coding for MDKGNQSVVSEFVLLGLCHSWNMQVLLLMIFLMLYLTIMLGNTVIVILVIIDLHLHSPMYFLLANLSLVDMLLSSIITPKTITDFLREMKTISFGGCMCQILFVHLCGGSEMVLLVVMAYDRYLAICKPLHYSTSISLQKCIGLVVASWTIGFVHAMSQMVMIIQLPFCGPREINSFFCDVPLVIKLACMDSYTLGILMNADTGVITMTCFILLLISYMCILLTVSQSSKTGASKALSTCTAHIMVVVLFFGPCIFIYVWPLSITWMDKFLAMFFSVLTPILNPSIYTLRNKEIKWAMKRFRSYHIDFKGNF